The following coding sequences are from one Rutidosis leptorrhynchoides isolate AG116_Rl617_1_P2 chromosome 11, CSIRO_AGI_Rlap_v1, whole genome shotgun sequence window:
- the LOC139876366 gene encoding disease resistance protein RUN1-like has product MVIITEIPEDNNRYGVFLSFRGVDTRFIFTDHLYTALKDAKIKTFLDDQEIETGEDLKPELESAIKSSKASIIVLSKNYATSTWCLDELALILEQRLNSDHIVIPIFYHVEPTDVRKQQNSFGDAMAKHKETMEKETNVEKKRKWAEKIDKWKNALTQVADLKGKHVDLKGKRRETEFIEDIVTNIHRRIGGSRMTTVPYLFGMKDSIRFVTSWLKDGASHTTDILTISGMGGIGKTSLARYVYGLHSHLFDRSSLIENISVKCAEHVNGLLDLQKLLCCDISKTGPIEVHDKLEYTVQIEKALIQEKMFIILDDVDKVDQLYYLLGKQSFHPGSKIIITTKEKCLTEKYVSSINPIVVQPEHKNHMLKGLDRTASLRLLCHHAFMSERPKEGYEQVLVKLIEYCEGHPLALKVLGESLHSNTVAEWEDRIEVLKKETDSRINNVLRTSFDSLPSENDKELFKHISCFFVGEDRVFTETILNACKIRTLSGFRNLIDRCLLMITPKGIEYDTLTMHSLIQKMGRDVVRQETIKKPWKRSLLWCSEESLYVLIKKKGTGNIKGLGLNMKMLKKEKLRRSFQLHTDALSAMDNLKILHLDYLRINGSYENFPEEIRWLRMHAFPSKYIPSELPTENLVALDLSYSNIVSFGNQQPPHDSGKKKLFGSLKFLDLSFCEHLEKLGSFHEIPILERLVARNCISLTEFCESLEQCVELVLIDLRYCNKLKKLPRAISKLKKLETLLLDGFNTCERQLTVGPSKINLFEISFLSSLVRLSLAHNNLSNESFPMDLSFLSMLKHLSLDGNPIVSMPNCVRTLIRLEILSMTDCDMLTSVEHPPSTLRGLLLIKSNNLLQRIVFDPEMSPLFLYTPFQLLENSSDDVIVEGMVKKQLMADVEENLLNTLGWSDLDPIKRSHFHILGRNVKAQTQICYEFGIFSTFYGGSKDMPKWIRNRSRGNSISFTIPSSSKNLRGLNFCCVLNPLLHKLPMIRISNITQNHTWIYIHCLSDTRVYVHEGYLTFLSHWMFGINEMEVGDQITITTENYFRSYDRTDECGVSFVYADDDESNEEVEEDDALGYYKSWNHIIGGDLSAFQTTAGEYILHTHNFKRIDSNMQQWVSNCFPSISRRYKDQRVFFRAFSKRKSEIHIRAHEDVKG; this is encoded by the exons ATGGTTATTATTACAGAAATTCCAGAAGATAACAACAGATATGGCGTTTTTTTAAGCTTTAGAGGTGTTGATACTCGTTTCATTTTCACAGATCATCTTTATACGGCACTCAAGGATGCCAAAATCAAAACCTTTTTGGATGACCAAGAGATTGAAACTGGAGAAGATCTAAAACCGGAATTGGAGAGTGCGATCAAATCGTCCAAAGCTTCTATAATCGTGCTGTCCAAGAATTACGCTACTTCGACTTGGTGTCTAGATGAGCTCGCATTAATCCTTGAGCAACGTTTGAACTCTGATCATATTGTTATCCCAATCTTCTATCATGTGGAGCCCACCGATGTCAGGAAACAACAAAACAGTTTCGGAGATGCGATGGCAAAGCATAAAGAGACTATGGAGAAAGAAACAAATGTAGAGAAAAAAAGGAAATGGGCTGAAAAGATCGATAAATGGAAGAATGCACTTACACAAGTTGCTGATTTAAAAGGAAAACATGTTGATCTGAAAGGAAAAAG GCGAGAGACAGAGTTTATCGAAGATATTGTCACAAATATTCATCGTAGGATAGGTGGATCCAGGATGACTACTGTACCATACCTTTTCGGGATGAAAGATTCAATTAGATTCGTCACTTCGTGGCTGAAAGATGGAGCCTCACATACTACTGACATTCTCACAATTTCGGGTATGGGTGGGATCGGGAAGACTTCTTTGGCGAGATATGTATATGGGTTGCATTCTCATCTATTCGACAGAAGCAGCTTAATCGAAAATATCAGTGTGAAATGTGCTGAACACGTTAATGGATTGCTTGATCTACAGAAACTACTTTGCTGTGACATTTCAAAAACTGGTCCGATTGAAGTTCATGATAAGTTGGAGTATACTGTTCAAATTGAGAAGGCACTGATTCAAGAAAAGATGTTTATAATTCTTGATGATGTTGATAAAGTTGACCAGTTGTATTATTTGCTTGGAAAGCAAAGTTTTCATCCAGGAAGCAAAATCATAATAACAACCAAAGAGAAGTGTTTAACAGAGAAATATGTGTCATCAATCAACCCTATAGTAGTTCAACCCGAGCATAAGAACCATATGCTTAAAGGCTTAGATAGGACTGCATCGTTAAGGCTTTTATGCCATCATGCATTCATGAGTGAGCGTCCCAAAGAAGGTTATGAACAAGTGTTGGTAAAGCTTATTGAATATTGTGAAGGACACCCATTGGCTCTTAAAGTATTGGGCGAGTCTCTACACAGTAACACTGTAGCTGAATGGGAAGATCGCATAGAAGTGTTGAAGAAAGAAACTGATTCTCGTATTAACAATGTCTTGCGAACAAGCTTTGATTCTTTACCATCGGAAAATGATAAGGAATTATTTAAACATATTTCTTGTTTTTTTGTTGGTGAAGATAGAGTTTTCACCGAAACTATTTTAAATGCATGTAAAATACGCACACTAAGTGGGTTCAGAAATCTCATTGATCGATGCCTGCTCATGATAACACCAAAGGGTATAGAATATGACACATTAACGATGCATTCACTGATTCAAAAGATGGGTAGAGATGTAGTACGTCAAGAAACAATTAAGAAGCCATGGAAGCGTAGTCTGTTATGGTGTTCAGAAGAGtcattatatgtgttgataaaaAAAAAG GGTACAGGAAATATAAAAGGACTCGGCCTTAACATGAAAATGCTTAAAAAAGAGAAGTTACGTCGATCGTTTCAACTTCATACTGATGCATTGAGTGCAATGGATAATCTAAAGATACTACATCTCGATTATCTTCGAATTAATGGCTCTTATGAGAATTTCCCAGAAGAAATAAGATGGTTGCGTATGCATGCGTTCCCCTCAAAGTACATACCTTCTGAGTTACCAACGGAAAATCTTGTTGCTCTTGACTTGTCTTATAGCAATATTGTATCATTTGGTAACCAACAACCACCACATGATAGTGGGAAAAAA AAATTGTTTGGATCACTAAAGTTTCTTGATCTGAGTTTTTGTGAACACCTTGAAAAGCTAGGAAGCTTTCACGAAATCCCTATACTTGAGAGGTTAGTAGCTAGAAATTGCATAAGTTTGACTGAGTTTTGTGAATCACTGGAGCAATGTGTTGAATTAGTCCTCATAGATCTGCGTTACTGCAACAAGCTTAAGAAGTTACCAAGAGCCATAAGTAAGTTGAAGAAGCTTGAAACACTATTGTTAGATGGTTTCAATACCTGTGAGCGTCAATTGACAGTGGGGCCTAGTAAAATTAATCTGTTTGAAATTTCTTTCCTGAGCTCACTAGTAAGGTTGTCACTTGCACATAATAATTTGTCCAACGAATCCTTCCCCATGGACCTGAGTTTTCTATCCATGTTAAAACATTTAAGTTTAGATGGAAATCCGATTGTTTCCATGCCAAACTGTGTAAGAACCCTCATTAGGCTTGAGATTCTTAGTATGACCGACTGTGATATGCTAACATCAGTCGAACATCCTCCATCTACACTTCGAGGTTTGCTACTCATCAAATCAAATAATTTGCTGCAGAGAATTGTTTTTGATCCAGAAATGTCCCCACTTTTCTTATATACACCTTTTCAACTATTAGAAAATTCATCTGATGATGTTATAGTTGAAGGCATGGTCAAAAAACAACTTATGGCAGATGTTGAGGAAAATTTATTAAATACTTTGGGCTGGAGTGATTTAGATCCGATTAAAAGAAGCCATTTCCATATATTAGGAAGAAATGTGAAAGCACAAACTCAG ATATGTTATGAATTTGGGATATTCAGCACATTTTATGGGGGTAGCAAAGATATGCCGAAGTGGATAAGGAATAGAAGCCGGGGTAATTCAATATCATTTACCATCCCGTCATCTTCTAAAAACCTAAGAGGATTAAACTTCTGTTGTGTGCTGAATCCTTTGTTGCATAAGTTGCCAATGATAAGAATTAGCAATATAACACAGAACCACACCTGGATATACATTCATTGTTTAAGTGATACCAGGGTCTATGTACATGAAGGGTATTTAACATTCTTAAGCCATTGGATGTTTGGGATAAATGAGATGGAAGTCGGTGACCAGATTACTATTACTACAGAAAACTACTTCAGATCTTATGATAGGACAGATGAGTGTGGGGTTAGCTTTGTGTATGCTGATGATGATGAAAGCAATGAGGAAGTAGAAGAAGATGATGCATTGGGTTATTACAAGTCATGGAATCACATAATTGGTGGTGATCTCTCTGCTTTTCAGACCACCGCAGGAGAATACATTCTTCACACCCATAATTTTAAACGCATTGACAGCAATATGCAACAATGGGTGTCTAATTGTTTTCCATCTATAAGCCGCCGTTATAAAG ATCAGAGAGTGTTCTTTAGAGCTTTCTCCAAAAGGAAGTCTGAGATACACATTCGAGCGCATGAG GATGTTAAAGGTTAA